A portion of the Deinococcus peraridilitoris DSM 19664 genome contains these proteins:
- a CDS encoding phosphatase PAP2 family protein — MKEHLVHLGQLLKTHWRALSILALTVLVPLFLFADIAEDVYEQETLAVDEAIMRFVHGFTSDPANHAAAAFSIFGSAKLMLPIAVTLFVVYFRRRRRLGWFVLLALGGVASVNFALKQFFDRPRPDLWVPFLPETDSSFPSGHSMFASALACTLIVLLWSARFRVFAVVLGLLYTVGMMLSRVYIGVHYPTDVAAGALFSVAWVLGLARILHIPRILRSNP; from the coding sequence ATGAAAGAACATCTCGTTCACCTCGGACAGCTTCTCAAGACGCACTGGCGGGCCCTGTCGATTCTGGCGCTCACGGTGCTGGTGCCGCTTTTCCTGTTTGCCGACATTGCCGAGGACGTCTACGAGCAGGAAACGCTGGCCGTCGACGAGGCGATCATGCGTTTCGTGCACGGCTTCACCTCCGACCCTGCCAATCACGCGGCAGCGGCCTTCTCGATTTTTGGCAGCGCCAAACTGATGCTGCCCATCGCAGTGACACTGTTCGTGGTGTATTTTCGCCGTCGGCGCCGTTTGGGCTGGTTCGTCCTGCTGGCCCTGGGCGGCGTGGCGAGCGTGAACTTCGCGCTCAAGCAGTTCTTCGATCGTCCCCGGCCCGACCTGTGGGTGCCTTTTCTGCCCGAGACCGACTCGTCCTTTCCCAGCGGCCACTCGATGTTCGCCTCCGCGCTCGCCTGCACCCTGATCGTGCTGCTGTGGTCGGCGCGCTTCCGGGTTTTTGCGGTGGTGCTCGGACTGCTGTATACCGTGGGCATGATGCTCTCACGGGTGTACATCGGCGTGCACTACCCGACGGACGTGGCGGCAGGCGCGCTCTTCTCGGTGGCCTGGGTGCTGGGTCTGGCACGCATCCTGCACATTCCGCGGATTCTGCGCAGCAACCCGTGA
- a CDS encoding S24 family peptidase, with protein sequence MSSANPNEVAVWLRELRVRLRLRQDQVEAHSATIGESCRISQSYLSKLERGTKTLSSLTPQKMNALRLIYRVSPEEWASHTGLSVVTGHGEDDVVGGLEFVRVPVHALAAAGLPLSEDGSSIIDTELVPREEFKNGMVVLEVQGESMTSSDGGLRHGDRIYVDVNDLELREGKVYVLHVQGGGILVKRVRRFDGDFWLTSDNPEFPPIRPDQVTLVGRVYYHQPRGRRL encoded by the coding sequence ATGAGCAGCGCCAACCCAAATGAGGTCGCCGTGTGGCTGCGTGAACTGCGGGTGCGGCTCCGGTTGCGCCAGGATCAGGTGGAGGCGCACAGCGCGACCATCGGCGAGAGCTGTCGTATTTCGCAGTCATATCTCTCGAAACTGGAACGGGGCACCAAGACGCTGAGCAGCCTCACTCCACAGAAGATGAACGCCCTGCGCCTGATTTACCGGGTCAGCCCCGAGGAATGGGCCTCTCACACCGGCCTGAGCGTTGTGACCGGGCATGGCGAAGACGACGTGGTCGGCGGGCTTGAGTTTGTGCGGGTTCCCGTGCACGCGCTGGCCGCCGCCGGGCTGCCGCTCAGCGAGGACGGATCGAGCATCATCGACACCGAGCTGGTCCCGCGCGAGGAATTCAAAAACGGCATGGTGGTGCTGGAAGTGCAGGGAGAATCGATGACCAGCAGCGACGGCGGCCTGCGGCACGGCGACCGGATCTACGTCGACGTGAACGACCTGGAACTGCGCGAGGGCAAGGTGTACGTGCTGCACGTGCAGGGCGGGGGAATTCTGGTCAAGCGCGTTCGGCGCTTCGACGGTGATTTCTGGCTCACCAGCGATAACCCGGAATTCCCGCCCATTCGCCCGGATCAGGTAACGCTGGTCGGGCGGGTGTACTACCATCAGCCCAGGGGCCGGCGGCTGTAA
- a CDS encoding metal ABC transporter permease, whose amino-acid sequence MNWLLEPLQYEFFVRALLSVTVVSVLCAVIGVYVVLRGLSYIGDAMSHAVFPGIVAAFLLKLNLLGGAVLAALVTSLGIGFVTQRSGLKQDSAIGIVFVGMFALGVVLLSSARSYAVDLANFLVGNPLGVSAQDLWASLIVTGLIGLTLTVFQKELLLISFDPTEARAIGLPVGRLNNLLLMLIALVVVLTIQLVGTTLSVSLLITSSATARLLTRNLRAMMLVAALIGSLSGVIGLYASYYLNVAPGATVVLTNTLTFLLVLMTRPRLT is encoded by the coding sequence ATGAACTGGCTACTTGAGCCTCTGCAATACGAGTTCTTTGTACGCGCGCTCCTGAGCGTCACGGTGGTGTCGGTGCTGTGCGCGGTGATCGGCGTGTACGTGGTGCTGCGTGGCCTCAGCTACATCGGGGACGCGATGAGTCACGCGGTGTTTCCAGGTATCGTGGCGGCTTTTCTGCTGAAACTGAATTTGCTGGGAGGTGCAGTGCTGGCGGCACTCGTAACCTCGCTGGGCATCGGGTTCGTGACGCAGCGCAGCGGCCTCAAGCAGGACAGCGCCATCGGCATCGTCTTTGTGGGCATGTTCGCGCTGGGCGTGGTGCTGCTGTCCAGTGCCCGCAGTTACGCCGTCGACCTGGCCAATTTTCTGGTCGGCAATCCGCTGGGAGTTTCAGCGCAGGACCTGTGGGCGTCCCTGATCGTCACGGGCCTGATCGGCCTGACGCTGACGGTCTTTCAAAAAGAGCTGCTGCTGATCTCCTTCGACCCGACGGAAGCGCGCGCCATCGGCCTGCCGGTCGGGCGCCTCAACAACCTGCTCTTGATGCTGATCGCGCTGGTGGTGGTGCTGACCATTCAGCTGGTCGGTACCACCCTGTCGGTGAGTTTGCTGATCACGTCAAGCGCCACCGCCCGCCTGCTGACCCGCAATCTGCGCGCCATGATGCTGGTCGCAGCCTTGATCGGCAGCCTGAGCGGCGTGATCGGTCTGTATGCTTCGTACTACCTGAACGTCGCTCCTGGAGCGACCGTAGTGTTGACCAATACCCTGACCTTTCTGCTGGTGCTGATGACCCGTCCACGCCTGACCTGA
- a CDS encoding ankyrin repeat domain-containing protein — protein MHHDANTDTAPAVLDEETLAYLQAIFELARSGDAAQLTSLLERGLPPNLRNQKGDSLLMLACYHGHHAAARVLLSHGADPELRNDQGQTPLLGAVYKGDQQMVQLLLDQGADVESTSPDGKTALMMAAMFNRTALATLLLARGANLHARDANGLSVVDAARLMGAQDTAAQLEGQLQGG, from the coding sequence ATGCACCACGATGCCAACACCGACACCGCACCAGCCGTGCTCGACGAGGAGACGCTGGCTTACCTGCAGGCTATCTTTGAGCTTGCAAGGAGCGGTGATGCCGCACAGCTCACTTCCCTGCTGGAGCGCGGTCTGCCACCGAATCTGCGCAACCAGAAAGGTGACAGCCTGCTGATGCTGGCCTGCTACCACGGACATCACGCAGCGGCACGCGTCCTGCTGTCACACGGCGCCGACCCGGAGCTGCGCAACGACCAGGGCCAGACACCGCTGCTGGGCGCGGTGTACAAGGGGGACCAACAGATGGTGCAGTTGCTGCTCGATCAGGGTGCTGACGTCGAAAGCACCTCGCCCGACGGCAAGACCGCCCTGATGATGGCCGCCATGTTCAACCGCACCGCCCTGGCCACGCTGCTGCTCGCGCGCGGCGCCAATCTGCACGCGCGCGACGCGAACGGACTGTCGGTCGTGGATGCCGCCCGGCTGATGGGCGCGCAGGACACCGCGGCCCAGCTCGAAGGGCAGTTGCAAGGAGGGTAA
- a CDS encoding 2Fe-2S iron-sulfur cluster-binding protein has protein sequence MPKLNVQGYGEFEVGASERLVLALERVGVDILHRCGGQARCTSCRVEFMEGEPERMTQAERSVLEAKGLLGQARLSCQMLCDHDMSLRPVQTVASSGLESGKTPAGQIEPEPVWDSGA, from the coding sequence ATGCCCAAACTGAATGTGCAAGGTTACGGAGAATTCGAGGTTGGCGCCTCCGAGCGTCTGGTGCTGGCGCTGGAGCGCGTCGGCGTGGACATTCTGCACCGTTGTGGTGGTCAGGCGCGCTGCACCTCCTGCCGGGTAGAGTTCATGGAAGGTGAGCCAGAGCGCATGACGCAGGCCGAACGGAGCGTGCTGGAAGCCAAGGGGCTGCTGGGTCAGGCCCGACTGTCATGCCAGATGCTGTGCGATCACGACATGAGCCTCAGGCCGGTACAGACGGTCGCCAGTTCGGGTCTGGAAAGTGGCAAGACCCCCGCCGGGCAGATCGAGCCCGAGCCTGTCTGGGACAGCGGAGCCTGA
- a CDS encoding DNA topoisomerase IB has product MTSRTELLQDEYLRREGSKVDEFRYFYPDGTELTDQAALARIARLAVPPAYQEVFVSPDPDAELQAFGRDAAGRLQYRYHPDFLQAGALRKWQRLARFAFALPQLRQLTTADLRRAELPPRKVLALMTRLLYVAHFRVGSDAYATRHKTYGLSTLHKRHVKVVGNTVEFHFKGKHGIWQHKALTDRTLAANIEKLLALPGRFLFQARGEQGVTRVRSAELNAYIRELIGPFTAKDFRTWGGTLLAGEYLAEAGVAASEREARKTVVECVKVVAADLGNTPAVVRAHYICPVIFDRYFEGRILDDFEPRSSRGVNALEGLSRSELALQRMLDAEHRPDGRPRRAARTPSKAA; this is encoded by the coding sequence ATGACTTCACGCACCGAACTGCTGCAAGACGAGTACCTGCGCCGCGAAGGCAGCAAGGTGGACGAGTTTCGATACTTCTATCCCGACGGCACCGAACTGACCGATCAAGCGGCGCTGGCGCGAATTGCCAGGCTGGCCGTACCACCCGCTTATCAGGAGGTGTTCGTCTCGCCGGATCCGGACGCCGAATTGCAGGCCTTCGGGCGTGACGCGGCCGGACGCCTGCAGTACCGCTATCATCCGGACTTTCTGCAGGCAGGCGCGCTGCGCAAATGGCAACGCCTGGCGCGCTTCGCTTTCGCGCTGCCCCAGCTGCGCCAACTCACCACCGCCGATCTGCGGCGCGCAGAACTGCCTCCGCGCAAGGTGCTGGCCTTGATGACCCGCCTGCTGTACGTGGCGCACTTCCGGGTAGGCTCGGACGCCTACGCGACGCGGCACAAGACCTACGGCCTTTCGACGCTGCACAAGCGTCATGTCAAGGTGGTGGGCAACACCGTCGAGTTTCATTTCAAGGGCAAGCACGGCATCTGGCAGCACAAGGCGCTCACCGATCGCACGCTGGCAGCCAACATCGAGAAGCTGCTGGCTTTGCCCGGCCGCTTTTTGTTTCAGGCCCGCGGCGAGCAAGGGGTGACGCGAGTGCGTTCAGCAGAACTCAACGCCTACATCCGAGAACTGATCGGGCCTTTTACCGCCAAGGACTTCCGCACCTGGGGTGGTACACTGCTGGCCGGTGAATATCTGGCAGAAGCCGGAGTGGCCGCCAGCGAACGTGAAGCCCGCAAAACGGTGGTGGAGTGCGTGAAAGTCGTGGCGGCCGATCTGGGCAACACACCGGCCGTGGTGCGCGCACACTACATCTGCCCGGTCATCTTCGATCGTTATTTCGAAGGTCGGATTCTCGATGACTTCGAGCCTCGCTCCTCACGGGGTGTCAACGCGCTGGAGGGGCTGTCACGCTCCGAGCTCGCCTTACAGCGGATGCTCGACGCCGAGCACCGACCGGACGGCCGCCCACGTCGCGCGGCCAGGACCCCGTCCAAAGCGGCCTGA
- a CDS encoding HD domain-containing phosphohydrolase, which yields MLAEAAEALDRDSREAERLALAAREVAVTHDLLGEAAWALFVAGQAAWRQGAVMRATEAMESSFELFRVVGRWLDAARVQLSLGGWRSASEQYETAVEAAEMALVFAEQDGDPKVQAEALELLAHIRQRQDRSQDAWRLLERALTLYRSSGDVPTQVRCLGKLGDTLNALGDDAPALSHLLEAERLVREGQSDESCDDSSLKAALLIRLGGLYRKLGDLQRSQAALQEALTLSQGGQNRSHEMVSHETVATLELGQLQLALNAPEQAQVSLQRGLALARLHALRAQEFAALGGLGKLHALRGDLMEAAAAHREAAEVARGVTDAAGEASALLDLARVHLSLQQVHSAHGVLQRALALVGDPAWKTAPLEIHELLAHTCALLGDFQAALAHHRHFHVLDQQRFDGYTTRRASRLTDALELERARHDAEVYRLRTEAARQARAEAEGQVRDRTLELEHSQLEAFTRLALAGEYRDDETGQHTWRVGQYTASIARAMGLPDEQVDLLGVAARLHDVGKIGIPDAILLKPGKFTPEEYERMKTHTIIGARLLSGSRSTLLQLAEVIAWTHHERWDGQGYPHGLADEAIPLPGRIVAVADVFDALTHARTYKPAWTHQAALDELMKQKGAQFDPQVVEAALGVFSTSGFFEGLERDQTAQQSSLARGAARPPGAARPESR from the coding sequence TTGCTGGCTGAGGCAGCTGAGGCACTCGACCGTGATTCACGGGAAGCAGAGCGCTTGGCGCTGGCCGCACGGGAAGTGGCGGTCACGCATGACTTGCTGGGAGAGGCGGCGTGGGCACTGTTTGTGGCCGGTCAGGCCGCGTGGCGACAAGGTGCCGTAATGCGCGCGACTGAAGCGATGGAGTCTTCCTTCGAACTTTTCCGGGTGGTCGGAAGGTGGCTGGACGCAGCTCGGGTACAGCTGAGCCTGGGAGGTTGGCGCTCAGCATCCGAACAGTACGAGACGGCTGTGGAGGCGGCTGAGATGGCACTGGTGTTCGCCGAGCAGGATGGTGATCCGAAGGTGCAGGCCGAGGCGCTCGAGCTGCTGGCCCACATTCGGCAGCGACAGGACCGGTCACAAGACGCGTGGCGCCTGCTGGAGCGCGCCCTGACCTTGTACCGGTCGAGCGGTGATGTACCCACACAAGTGCGGTGTCTGGGAAAGCTGGGCGACACCCTGAATGCCCTGGGTGACGATGCACCGGCCCTCTCTCATCTGCTTGAGGCTGAACGGTTGGTGCGTGAAGGGCAAAGTGACGAGTCGTGTGACGATTCGTCCTTGAAGGCGGCACTGCTGATCCGCCTTGGTGGTCTGTACCGAAAGCTGGGCGACCTGCAGCGCTCCCAAGCAGCGCTGCAGGAAGCACTGACGCTGAGTCAGGGCGGCCAGAACCGGTCGCATGAGATGGTATCGCATGAGACCGTGGCCACGCTGGAACTGGGACAGCTGCAGTTGGCGCTGAATGCGCCGGAGCAGGCCCAGGTGTCGCTGCAGCGTGGTCTTGCGCTTGCGCGGCTGCACGCTTTGCGCGCCCAGGAGTTCGCGGCGCTCGGCGGGCTGGGGAAGCTTCACGCCCTTCGGGGTGATCTGATGGAGGCTGCCGCTGCGCACCGGGAAGCGGCCGAGGTGGCCCGGGGGGTGACCGACGCTGCTGGTGAAGCGAGCGCACTGCTCGACCTGGCGCGTGTACATTTGTCCTTACAGCAGGTGCACAGCGCGCACGGCGTCCTGCAGCGCGCGCTCGCGCTGGTCGGCGACCCCGCTTGGAAAACCGCACCGCTGGAAATCCACGAGCTGCTCGCCCACACCTGCGCTCTTCTGGGCGATTTTCAGGCGGCCCTCGCGCATCACCGCCACTTTCACGTGCTTGATCAGCAACGGTTCGACGGATACACCACACGTCGCGCCTCGCGCCTCACCGATGCGCTTGAACTTGAACGGGCCCGACACGATGCCGAGGTCTACCGCCTGCGCACCGAGGCCGCGCGGCAGGCACGCGCAGAAGCGGAAGGTCAGGTGCGTGACCGCACGCTGGAGCTGGAACACTCGCAACTGGAAGCTTTTACACGACTGGCGCTGGCCGGTGAATACCGTGACGACGAAACCGGTCAGCATACCTGGCGTGTAGGCCAGTACACGGCGTCCATTGCACGGGCAATGGGCCTGCCCGACGAGCAGGTGGATCTCCTGGGTGTCGCGGCCCGCCTGCACGACGTGGGCAAGATCGGCATTCCCGACGCGATCTTGCTCAAGCCGGGCAAGTTCACTCCTGAAGAATACGAGCGCATGAAGACCCACACGATCATTGGCGCACGTCTCCTGTCGGGCAGCCGCTCGACCCTGTTGCAGCTGGCCGAGGTGATCGCCTGGACCCATCACGAACGCTGGGACGGCCAGGGATATCCGCACGGCTTGGCCGATGAAGCCATTCCGCTGCCCGGCCGCATCGTGGCCGTGGCCGACGTGTTCGACGCACTGACCCACGCCCGCACCTACAAACCGGCCTGGACCCATCAGGCGGCGCTTGACGAGCTGATGAAACAAAAAGGTGCGCAGTTCGACCCGCAGGTGGTGGAGGCCGCACTTGGCGTGTTCAGCACTTCCGGATTTTTTGAGGGACTTGAGCGCGATCAGACTGCGCAGCAGTCTTCTTTGGCCCGGGGTGCGGCGCGGCCGCCGGGGGCCGCGCGCCCGGAATCCCGGTAA
- a CDS encoding GNAT family N-acetyltransferase → MTHRPIFDCLESGRLVLRRFTRTDVPALVRYRSEQEVARYQSWDAPYREMQARELVDAMQTRQPGEPGWFQFAIEERTSRALIGDLGLHLFEAEQAEIGYTLAREVWGRGYGSEAVGTLLNLVFGQLLVHRIIARTDPRNDRSARLLRRLGFRHEGRFLESYFDGEHWLDDDLYALLSREWLRHPA, encoded by the coding sequence GTGACGCACCGCCCGATATTCGACTGCCTGGAGAGCGGGCGTCTGGTGCTGCGACGTTTTACCCGTACTGACGTGCCCGCCCTGGTCCGCTACCGCTCTGAGCAGGAAGTGGCGCGCTATCAAAGCTGGGACGCGCCATACCGCGAAATGCAGGCGCGCGAGCTCGTCGACGCCATGCAGACGCGCCAACCGGGGGAACCGGGCTGGTTTCAGTTTGCGATTGAGGAGCGCACCAGCCGCGCGTTGATCGGCGACCTGGGCCTTCACCTCTTCGAAGCCGAGCAGGCCGAAATCGGTTATACCCTCGCGCGGGAAGTCTGGGGACGGGGATACGGCAGTGAAGCGGTGGGCACCCTGCTGAACCTGGTCTTCGGGCAGCTGCTGGTGCACCGCATCATCGCCCGCACCGATCCGCGCAATGACCGCTCCGCGCGCCTGCTGCGCCGTCTGGGATTCCGTCACGAGGGCCGCTTTCTGGAAAGTTACTTTGACGGCGAACACTGGCTGGATGACGATCTGTACGCCCTGCTCAGCCGCGAATGGTTGAGGCACCCGGCTTGA
- a CDS encoding metal ABC transporter ATP-binding protein, translated as MFETENLSVRYGAQNALEHASVNVRSGEFVALIGPNGAGKSTLLKALLGLIPTSGGSVRFAPALAPRPKDAIAYVPQQQTLDWSFPVTVWEVAMMGRTGRLGWLRWPGRTDREIVRRALEQTGVLDLRQRPIADLSGGQKQRVLLARMLVRQALLLLLDEPLTGVDAATQERVMALLQAQARAGKGVLMVTHDLESAARWCDRLILVNRSVIAQGTPAEVYTPHNVEATFSSSHLGPGHEGA; from the coding sequence CTGTTCGAAACCGAGAATCTGAGCGTGCGTTACGGCGCGCAGAACGCCCTGGAGCACGCCAGTGTGAACGTGCGAAGCGGTGAGTTCGTGGCGTTGATCGGTCCCAACGGGGCCGGCAAGAGCACGCTGCTCAAGGCGTTGCTGGGACTCATACCCACTTCCGGTGGATCGGTGCGGTTCGCGCCCGCCCTCGCTCCACGCCCGAAGGACGCCATCGCTTACGTGCCACAGCAACAGACCCTCGACTGGTCCTTTCCCGTCACCGTATGGGAAGTCGCCATGATGGGCCGCACCGGACGGCTGGGCTGGCTGCGCTGGCCGGGAAGAACGGACCGTGAAATCGTGCGTCGCGCCCTGGAGCAGACCGGGGTGCTCGATCTGCGTCAGCGACCCATCGCGGATTTATCAGGTGGGCAAAAACAACGGGTGCTGCTCGCGCGCATGTTGGTCCGTCAGGCGTTGCTGCTGCTGCTGGACGAACCACTCACCGGCGTAGACGCAGCCACGCAGGAGCGGGTGATGGCGCTCCTGCAAGCTCAGGCGCGGGCAGGCAAGGGTGTGCTGATGGTCACCCACGACCTGGAAAGCGCGGCACGCTGGTGCGACCGGCTGATTCTGGTCAACCGCTCGGTGATCGCCCAGGGTACTCCGGCAGAGGTCTACACCCCGCACAACGTCGAAGCCACCTTTTCGAGCTCGCACCTTGGACCTGGACACGAGGGCGCATGA